One Solanum pennellii chromosome 10, SPENNV200 genomic region harbors:
- the LOC107002674 gene encoding protein DETOXIFICATION 44, chloroplastic, giving the protein MATGLHQQCINPLFTQSLHRKNQNYSYFCNCTNQLRNNNTNCSARLRTTLLKSINEKNPKTLSQNSISNSNSDSGESRVKNPDPDPDIPSSSASSLWDSVTSQLEVLKFDGIGWDIVSIALPAALALASDPITSLVDTAFVGHLGSVELAAVGISVSVFNLISKLFNVPLLNVTTSFVAEEQALIAKDSSPDSQSKILLPSVSTSLLLALGLGIVEAVGLFVGSGFLMNTMGISVDSPMREPAEQFLTMRAFGAPPVVIALAAQGTFRGFKDTKTPLYAVGAGNLLNALLSPILIFTFGFGVSGAAIAGVISEYLTASILLWKLNGKVLLIAPDVNVGRFPQYLKSGALLIGRTLALLITTTLSTALAAREGPVPMAGHQICVEVWLAVSLLTDALALAGQALLAGGVSQGNYSQAREVVYKVLQIGALTGVALGFSLFVGFGALSALFSTDSEVLEIAKSGTLFVAGSQPVNAIAFVLDGLYYGVSDFEFAAYSMFVIGTISSIFLLVAAPLFGLPGVWAGLFLFVALRVVAGLWRLQTRDGPWKFLQTDMEQDSV; this is encoded by the exons ATGGCTACTGGCCTTCACCAGCAATGTATTAATCCATTATTTACACAATCTCTTCACCGGAAGAATCAGAACTACAGTTATTTCTGCAACTGTACTAATCAACTACGAAATAACAACACTAATTGCTCAGCTCGACTCCGAACTACACTACtcaaatcaattaatgaaaaaaatcctaaaacctTATCCCAAAATTCGATATCTAACTCAAATTCTGATTCCGGAGAAAGTCGGGTCAAGAATCCGGACCCTGACCCGGATATTCCATCCTCATCTGCTTCATCACTGTGGGATTCAGTCACTTCCCAGCT AGAAGTGCTGAAATTTGATGGAATTGGATGGGATATTGTGTCGATTGCGTTGCCCGCGGCGTTAGCTCTTGCTTCTGATCCCATTACTTCACTTGTTGATACTGCATTTGTTGGACATTTAG GATCTGTTGAATTGGCAGCAGTAGGTATTTCGGTATCAGTTTTCAACCTCATCTCGAAATTGTTCAATGTTCCTTTGCTCAACGTCACAACTTCTTTCGTTGCTGAAGAGCAGGCATTAATTGCTAAAG ATAGTTCACCTGATTCACAAAGCAAGATATTACTTCCTTCAGTATCAACTTCTTTACTACTTGCCCTTGGCCTTGGCATTGTGGAAGCTGTTGGACTTTTTGTTGGCTCCGGTTTCCTGATGAATACCATGGGTATATCTGTT GATTCACCGATGCGTGAACCAGCTGAGCAATTCCTTACAATGAGGGCATTTGGAGCTCCACCAGTCGTTATTGCACTTGCTGCTCAAGGAACATTTCGTGGATTTAAGGACACAAAAACTCCTTTATATGCTGTTG GAGCTGGTAACTTGCTAAATGCATTATTATCTCCAATTTTGATTTTCACCTTTGGTTTTGGCGTTAGTGGTGCTGCGATTGCTGGTGTGATTTCTGA ATACTTGACTGCTTCTATCCTTCTGTGGAAATTAAACGGGAAAGTTCTTCTTATTGCTCCAGACGTTAACGTGGGAAGATTTCCTCAGTATCTTAAATCTG GTGCACTTCTAATAGGGAGGACTTTAGCACTTCTAATTACCACTACACTGTCAACGGCTCTGGCAGCACGAGAGGGCCCCGTGCCTATGGCTGGTCATCAGATATGTGTTGAAGTTTGGCTAGCAGTATCTTTGTTAACTGATGCCTTGGCACTTGCCGGGCAG GCTCTCCTTGCTGGTGGCGTTTCTCAAGGTAATTATAGCCAAGCACGCGAAGTGGTTTATAAAGTTCTACAG ATTGGTGCATTGACAGGAGTTGCCTTGGGTTTTAGCTTGTTCGTTGGTTTTGGAGCACTCTCCGCCTTATTCAGCACGGACTCTGAAGTTCTGGAAATTGCCAAATCTGGTACTCTG TTTGTTGCTGGATCTCAGCCAGTAAATGCCATTGCCTTCGTTCTTGACGGGCTCTATTATGGTGTTTCGGACTTCGAATTTGCTGCATATTCTATG TTTGTGATTGGAACAATCTCCTCAATCTTCTTGCTTGTGGCTGCGCCATTGTTCGGTCTTCCTGGTGTCTGGGCGGGACTCTTTCTCTTCGTTGCCTTGCGTGTTGTAGCTGGACTTTGGAG GCTACAAACAAGAGATGGACCATGGAAATTTCTTCAGACTGATATGGAACAGGATAGTGTCTGA
- the LOC107031840 gene encoding protein trichome birefringence-like 35 has translation MQKWPKKKTQYPLIALVFFIFIVFSILYNEIYIHEIQSKNSTNHTDDVDDSSTLAKEEEDPLFLSVKNLTVTKIPPVPLDKSSACHSTVKYSGKRAEWDSFKPESGGRREMPETCDYFSGEWVFDNSSHPLYKESDCPYMSDQLACHKHGRQDLEYQYWRWQPHNCNLKRWNVTEMWEKLRGKRLMFVGDSLNRGQWISMVCLLQSVIPADKKFMTPQAHLSIFRAEEYNASIEFLWAPLLVESNSDDPVDHRLSERILRPDSLLRHSSEWMHADILVFNSYLWWRQGPVKLLWSSEENGVCEEIKGLGGMELAMDAWANWVDSNVDPAKKVFFVTMSPTHFTKGEWEPGSEGNCYNEKLPLNGTYWGIDSDLPTMQMVERTLARLGSKVNVLNITQLSDYRKDGHPSIYRKFWEALTPERLADPASYSDCIHWCLPGVPDVWNELLFQFL, from the exons ATGCAGAAATGGCCGAAGAAGAAAACTCAGTATCCTCTTATAGCACTcgttttcttcatcttcattgTTTTCTCTATCCTCTATAATGAAATTTACATTCATGAGATTCAGTCAAAAAACTCCACTAACCATACTGATGATGTTGATGATTCATCTACTTTAGCCAAGGAAGAAGAAGACCCTTTGTTCCTATCTGTGAAAAACCTCACCGTAACAAAAATTCCTCCTG TGCCGTTGGATAAATCTAGTGCTTGTCACTCTACTGTGAAGTATAGTGGAAAGAGAGCTGAATGGGATAGCTTTAAACCGGAGTCCGGTGGCCGGAGAGAAATGCCTGAAACATGTGATTATTTTTCTGGTGAATGGGTGTTTGATAATAGTTCACATCCATTGTATAAAGAGTCTGATTGTCCTTATATGTCCGATCAATTGGCGTGCCACAAGCATGGTAGGCAAGATCTGGAGTATCAGTACTGGAGATGGCAACCTCATAACTGCAATTTGAAGAG GTGGAATGTGACTGAAATGTGGGAGAAATTAAGAGGGAAGAGACTAATGTTTGTGGGAGACTCACTGAATAGAGGACAGTGGATATCGATGGTGTGCCTATTGCAATCTGTTATTCCAGCTGATAAGAAGTTCATGACACCACAGGCCCACCTTTCAATATTTAGAGCAGAG GAATACAATGCCAGCATAGAGTTTCTTTGGGCTCCACTTCTTGTCGAATCAAATTCTGATGATCCAGTTGATCACAGACTCTCTGAACGAATACTACGTCCAGATTCACTTCTTAGGCATTCATCAGAATGGATGCATGCCGATATATTGGTCTTCAATTCATATCTTTGGTGGAGACAGGGCCCTGTTAAGTTATT ATGGAGTTCTGAAGAAAATGGAGTTTGCGAGGAAATAAAAGGATTGGGAGGCATGGAGTTAGCTATGGACGCCTGGGCAAATTGGGTGGATTCCAATGTTGATCCCGCGAAGAAGGTCTTTTTTGTCACAATGTCCCCTACGCATTTCAC GAAAGGAGAATGGGAACCAGGAAGTGAAGGAAACTGCTACAACGAGAAGCTTCCCTTGAATGGAACATACTGGGGCATAGATTCCGACTTGCCCACAATGCAGATGGTGGAGAGAACACTTGCTAGGTTGGGCTCAAAGGTTAACGTTCTCAACATTACTCAGCTCTCAGATTACAGGAAAGACGGCCACCCTTCAATCTACCGTAAGTTTTGGGAGGCGCTGACTCCTGAGAGATTAGCAGACCCTGCTAGTTACTCGGATTGCATCCATTGGTGCTTGCCTGGTGTGCCTGATGTATGGAATGAACTGCTTTTTCAGTTTTTGTGA